A genome region from Littorina saxatilis isolate snail1 linkage group LG16, US_GU_Lsax_2.0, whole genome shotgun sequence includes the following:
- the LOC138949686 gene encoding zinc finger protein 271-like, which translates to MLYVHQVKPPNIRMKRKQPWTVVVKMEHHAVEESSPACSVMETTRSAPAGEDFKTEKAVCVQMERLTEIPTSSSTYSMVMETPPSTGEDFKTDKKVNVQMERTSEIPTSSSADSNVVWLKQEAAEIPTSSSADSNVVWLKQEAPEIPTSFSAHSDVVWLKQEAAEIPTSFSAHSDVVWLKQEAAEIPTSSSAFRDVVWLKQEAAEITTLSSAQSDIIRLKQEAAEIPTLSSAHSYVVGLKQEAAEIPTLSSAQSDVIRLKQGAAEIPIDFGTIADTASFSEQDWGACSNDIKREKDGVGEGGARPVMEVSDKCKEECTCNAGQDFKTEAFPAVTETSISAAEDIPATSVYAHGESFVCGGVEVEEDKKPDIARDCVTQAACCPLSAGCNCQVEVKQEPVEPTQHVESVQHSGKDECPGLKNNLTRCALPCSKKTHDSKRQVNNHMLTRERPHACLKCTTKFGQKGVVNKHMLTHTTEQPHACPHCKVKFAQKAHLKSHMLTHTGEKPQSCPRCSKKFARKNDLKNHMLTHTGEKPHACPHCSKKFGRKVDLKTHTLTHTGEKPHACPRCSKKFAQKRDLKTHILTHTGEKPHACPRCSKKFARKNDLKNHMLTHTGEKPHGCPHCSKKFGRKGYLKTHTLTHTGEKPHACPRCSKTFAQKTDLKTHILTHTGEKPHACPRCSKKFAQKTDLKTHILTHTGEKPHACPRCSKKFTRKRQLKTHMLTHTGEKPHACPHCSKKFARKGHLKTHILTHTGEKPHACPRCSKKFAQKTDLKTHILTHTGEKPHHACPRCSKKFAQKGDLKNHMLTHTGENPHACPRCSKKFALKGNLKTHMLTHTGEKPHACPYCKVKFALKGNLKTHMLTHTGEKPHACPYCKVKFARKEKLKTHMLTHTGEKPHTCPHCKVKFALKANLKSHMLTHT; encoded by the exons ATGTTGTATGTCCACCAGGTGAAGCCACCTAACATCAGGATGAAGAGGAAGCAGCCGTGGACTGTGGTAGTGAAGATGGAGCACCATGCTGTTGAAGAATCATCACCAGCCTGTAGTGTGATGGAGACAACTcgaagcg CACCAGCAGGTGAAGATTTCAAGACAGAGAAAGCGGTGTGCGTCCAGATGGAGCGTCTAAcagaaataccaacatcgtccAGTACTTACAGTATGGTGATGGAGACACCTCCCAGCA CAGGTGAAGATttcaagacagacaaaaaagtcAACGTGCAGATGGAGCGTACATcagaaataccaacatcgtccagtgctgacagcaacgttgtttggctgaaacaagaggcagctgaaataccaacatcatccagtgctgacagcaacgttgtttggctgaaacaagaggcacctgaaataccaacatcgttCAGTGCTCACAGCgacgttgtttggctgaaacaagaagcagctgaaataccaacatcgttCAGTGCTCACAGCgacgttgtttggctgaaacaagaggcagctgaaataccaacatcatcCAGTGCTTTCAGGgacgttgtttggctgaaacaagaggcagctgaaataACAACATTGTCAAGTGCTCAAAGCGACATTATTAGACTGAAACAAGAGGCtgctgaaataccaacattgtCCAGTGCTCATAGCTACGTTGTTGGACTGAAACAAGAAgcagctgaaataccaacattaTCCAGTGCTCAAAGCGACGTTATTAGACTGAAACAAGGGGCAGCAGAAATCCCAATTGATTTTGGAACCATTGCAGACACAGCTTCATTTTCAGAACAAGATTGGGGTGCATGTTCTAATGATATCAAGCGTGAAAAAGACGGTGTGGGGGAGGGTGGAGCAAGGCCAGTGATGGAGGTCTCCGACAAGTGCAAAGAGGAGTGTACATGCAATGCGGGGCAGGACTTCAAGACTGAGGCATTCCCAGCTGTGACTGAGACCAGCATTTCAGCGGCTGAAGACATCCCTGCAACAAGTGTGTATGCGCATGGTGAGAGTTTTGTTTGTGGAGGTGTGGAAGTTGAAGAGGACAAGAAACCAGACATTGCACGTGACTGTGTAACGCAAGCAGCATGTTGTCCTCTGTCTGCAGGCTGTAACTGTCAAGTGGAAGTGAAACAAGAGCCAGTAGAACCCACACAACATGTTGAGAGTGTGCAACACAGTGGTAAAGATGAATGTCCTGGTTTGAAGAACAATTTGACAAGATGTGCACTCCCATGCAGTAAGAAAACACATGATTCAAAGCGTCAAGTAAACAATCACATGTTGACAAGAGAAAGACCACATGCCTGCCTTAAATGTACAACAAAATTTGGTCAAAAGGGGGttgtaaacaaacacatgttaacacatacaactgaacagccacatgcctgtcctcattgcaaAGTGAAATTTGCTCAGAAAGCGCATTTAAAGtcccacatgttaacacatacaggagaaaagccacaatCCTGTCCtcgttgttcaaagaaatttgctcggaAAAATGATTTGAAgaaccacatgttgacacatacaggagaaaagccacatgcctgtcctcattgttcaaagaaatttggtcGGAAAGTAGATTTGAAGACCCACacgttgacacatacaggagaaaagccacacgcctgtcctcgttgttcaaagaaatttgctcagaaaagggatttgaagacccacatattgacacatacaggagaaaagccacacgcctgtcctcgttgttcaaagaaatttgctcggaAAAATGATTTGAAgaaccacatgttgacacatacaggagaaaagccacatggctgtcctcattgttcaaagaaatttggtcGGAAAGGGTATTTGAAGACCCACacgttgacacatacaggagaaaagccacacgcCTGTCCTCGTTGTTCAAAGACATTTGCTCAGAAAACcgatttgaagacccacatattgacacatacaggagaaaagccacatgcctgtcctcgttgttcaaagaaatttgctcagaaaaccgatttgaagacccacatattgacacatacaggagaaaagccacatgcctgtcctcgcTGTTCAAAGAAATTTACTCGGAAAAGGCAGTTGAAGActcacatgttgacacacacaggagaaaagccacatgcctgtcctcattgttcaaagaaatttgctcggaaagggcatttgaagacccacatattgacacatacaggagaaaagccacacgcCTGTCCTCgctgttcaaagaaatttgctcagaaaaccgatttgaagacccacatattgacacatacaggagaaaagccacatcaTGCCTGTCCTCgctgttcaaagaaatttgctcagaaAGGGGATTTGAAgaaccacatgttgacacatacaggagaaaatcCACACGCCTGTCCtcgttgttcaaagaaatttgctttGAAAGGgaatttgaagacccacatgttaacacatacaggagaaaagccacatgcctgtccttatTGCAAAGTGAAATTTGCTCTGAAAGGgaatttgaagacccacatgttaacacatacaggagaaaagccacatgcctgtccttatTGCAAAGTGAAATTTGCTCGGAAGGAGAaattgaagacccacatgttaacacatacaggagaaaagcctcaTACCTGTCCTCATTGCAAAGTGAAATTTGCTCTGAAAGCGAATTTAAAGtcccacatgttaacacatacatga